GCGCTGCAGCACGTCTCCAAAGTCTTCGGCCCACCGCTCGGTTCGCGCACCGCGGGAATACTGCAACATGCTGCGAACGATTCGCCCACAGCGTCTGGCTTGCGCGACCGATTCGAGCAGCGCTTCCTTCCAAACCGAATCGGCGTCCTGGTCTTCTTCGCAAAGCAATGCGTATTCAGCCGAGTTCAATATCGACCCGATGGGGTTGTTGATCTGATGGGCAAGGCCCGACGCGAGGGTTCCCACGGACGCGAGGCGCTCGGCCCGGCGAAGCCGGGTGAGCGTTTCTTCGAGCTCCTGGGTGCGCTGGGCAACCTGGGTTTCGAGATGGTCTTGCTGCTGGGCCTGGGCACGCTCGAGTTGTTTCTGCTGGGTGATGTTGCGGGTACGAGACAAGATGGCGAGTGGTTCGTTCCGATCGTCGGTCAACAGCCAGGCGCATACCGAAACCGGGACCACCGAGCCGTCTCTACAGCGCATCTCGCGCTCGCGCTCCGGAGAAATCCCCGTGGTCTCGAGTTGTACGAGATCTTCCTGCAACTGCTCGGGGTCAACGTCCGCAGAGCGCAGGTCCGAATACAGCATCTGCTCGAGGGTTTCCTTCGAGTAGCCGGTCAGTTCACAGAACGCGCCATTGACCTCCATGATCTTGCCATCGGCTACGGTGAGGAATGCCATTGCATCTCGACTGGTTTCGAACAACTTTCGGTAGCGCCTTTCGGCGATGGACACTTTGGCTTCGATCAGCAGTTGCTCAGTGACGTCCCACAGAATCGACATCGCATGGGTCGCCCCGCTCTCGATTTGAATGGGACAAGACGACACCTCGAAGGTATGAGTACTTCCGTCCTTGTATATAATGTCCGTGAAAATCTCGATGGAATCTCCGTTGATCACACTGTTGAGCGCCGCAATCATCTCTTGTTGTGAATCCGGGTGAATGAACTTCAAAAGGGGCTGGCCCACGATTTCGGATTGATCGAATCCTGATTCCTTCAATACGGTGTGACTTGAGTCCACGATCACACCTGTATCATCGACCTCGATCATCTCGAGCTGCGGATTATTGGAAAGGGCCTGGAAGCGAAGACGGTCCTCGCCCCTTTCGCGTTCGGCGCGGCGTCGCTCGATCAGGTCCACCACCCAATCGGCAAAGTCTTGAAGAGTTTTGCGGTCGTATTCACTGAATGATCTCTCCTTCAGATCCGCAATGCACAGCGTGCCGAGGATATGACCTTCCGAGTTTCGAATTGGAGCACCGGCGTAAAAGACGATCCCCTCCCCGTTGTCGACCAGGGGATGAAGCTTCGCGACCGGATGTTTTCGCGCGTCGTTTAGCTGCACGACCGATCCAGTCTTGATGACTAGTTCACAGAGTCCATCCTCCCGCTCGAGACAAGTAGGCTCGAACCCGACACTGGACTTGATCCAGATGTAGTCAGCATCGATGATAGTCGCCATTGCGATCGGAACACCGAAGACGCGCGCAGTCATGCGGGTGATGCGATCGAGTTGTTCGTCGGGAGGAGCATCGATCGCACCACTGCGCAGAATTGCGGCGATGCGAGCTTCCTCAGTAGATTCGAATTCCTTTCGCGAGGGGTCATTCATCGTTATGCACTCCGGCAAACATCTTGGGATGGAATTTTGGATCTTGGCCAGTTCGGGCCCAGGCAGGAGAGGCGCAACATACCACGATCCCAACGCAGAGTGTTGAACATTGATTGACAATCAATGTTGCCAAACCCCGCGGACTCGCGATTTTCGGCGACACTTTCGAGTTTCAAGTATGAGAATCAACCGAGCTTGAACCAGCCCGCATGATTCAGCCCGCGGGCATTTTCCCGGCGTGTTTGTCGCGGGGTACGCGACAGCCGCTACTCGTCGATCTCCACAGGAGGTGCGAGGGGACTGAACTCTTGACTCAGCAAGGCCGCCTTGAAGAAATCTCGGTTGAGCTCGGCGATGAATGTGACGGGAATGCCCTTGGGACAGACAGCCTCACATTCATAATGGTTTGTGCAGCCACCGAAGCCCTCGCGATCCATCGCTTCGACCATATGAACGGCGCGCTTCATGCGTTCGGGTTGTCCCTGCGGAAGTCGACTGAGTTGCGCCGTCTTGGCTGCGACAAACAGCATCGCCGAAGCGTTGGGGCATGCGGCCACACACGCGCCACAGCCAATGCACTGGGCGGCGTCGAACGCGGCCTCTGCATCCTCTTTTGCGATGGGAATTGAATTGGCGTCCGGTGCGGACCCAGTATTGATCGAGACGTACCCCCCGGCCTGGATGATTCGATCCAGCGCACGGCGGTCGACCACGAGGTCCCGAATGACCTTGAATGCCCTCGCTCGCCAGGGTTCGATCGTGATCGTGTCGCCGTCCTTGAAGTGACGCATATGCAACTGACAGGCGGTCGTTTCCTTTTGTGGTCCGTGAGCAATGCCGTTGATCACCAGCGAACACATGCCACAGATTCCCTCGCGGCAATCGTGATCAAACGCGATTGGAGTTCCTCCGGATACGATCAGCGACTCGTTGACTTGATCGAGCATCTCGAGAAACGAGCTGTCTTCACTGACATCGTTGGCCTGATAGACCTCCATCCGGCCTTCGCTTTCTTGATTTTCCTGGCGCCATACGTGGAGTGTCAGATTCACTTGTAACTCCTGGTCGAGAGTTCCACGTTCTTGAATACAAGGGGTTCCTTGGAAAGCGCTGGCTTGTTCCCGACGCCGGTAAACTCCCAGGCCGCAACATAGGCAAAGTTCTCGTCGTCACGCTTGGCCTCGCCGTCGGGAGTTTGATGCTCTTCTCGGAAGTGCGCGCCACACGATTCGTCGCGATCCAGGGCGTCGTAACAGAGCACCTCGGCAAACTCGAGAAAATCCGCCACCCGAGCGGCTTGTTCGAGGCTTACGTTGAACTCTTCGTTCTTTCCCGTCACGCGCACATCCTGCCAGAAGCGGTCGCGCAGGGTCGAGATATCAGCGATCGCTTTCTTGAGCCCGTCTTCATTGCGTGCCATTCCGCAGCCTTCCCACATGATGTGACCGAGTTCTTTGTGAAAGGAATCTACAGAGCGAGTGCCGTTGACGTCCAGGAGCTTCTGAATCGCGGCGCGGGCCTCGTTCTCGGCATCGCGAAACTCCGCAAGCTCGGAATCGACCTTCGTAAGCCTCGTGGCGCCCAGGTAGTTGCCGATCGAATCGGAGATCACGAAGTAACCATCCGCCAGCCCTTGCATGAGCGCACTGGCGCCCAGGCGATTTGCGCCGTGATCAGAAAAATTCGCCTCCCCCATCACGAAGAGCCCTTCGACCGTGCTCATCAAGTGGTAATCGACCCACAAACCTCCCATCGTGTAGTGGGAAGCCGGATAGATACGCATTGGACGCTCGTAAGGATTCTCTCCGGTGATCTTCTGGTACATATCGAAGAGATTTCCGTAGCGCTCCTTGATGGTGTCCTTGCCCACCCGATCGATCGCATCCCTGAAGTCGAGATACACACCCCGGCCCAGGGTTCCGACCCCTCGCCCCTCGTCGCAAACCTCTTTGGCCGCGCGCGAAGAAATATCTCGCGGGCTGAGGTTTCCAAACGCCGGGTATTTACGTTCGAGGTAGAAATCGCGCTCTTCGTCGGGAATGAGCCAGGGGTCGCGATCGTCTCCGACCGCCTTGGGTACCCAGATGCGTCCGTCATTGCGCAGGGACTCGCTCATCAAGGTGAGTTTGGATTGGTACTCGCCAGCGACCGGAATGCACGTCGGATGAATCTGCGTGTAACAAGGGTTCGCAAACAGCGCGCCCTTCTTATAGGCGCGATAGGCAGCGGTGACGTTGCACCCCATGGCGTTGGTGCTGAGATAAAAGACGTTTCCGTATCCGCCCGTCGCAAGAACGACCGCTTCACCGGCCCAGCGCGCGATGCGTCCCGATACCAGGTGCCGGGTGATGATCCCCCGCGCCCTCCCATCGACGATCACCACATCGAGCATTTCCACCCGAGAGTGCATTTTGACCGTACCCGCAGCGATCTGTCGGCTCAGGGCGCCGTAGGCGCCGAGCAATAGTTGCTGACCGGTCTGGCCCCGCGCATAGAACGTTCGCGAAACCTGGGCGCCACCGAACGAGCGATTGTCGAGCAGCCCACCGTATTCCCGGGCAAAGGGAACTCCCTGGGCCACGCACTGATCGATGATGCGCGAACTGATTTGTGCAAGCCGATAGACGTTGCTCTCTCGCGCACGAAAATCGCCTCCTTTTATCGTGTCGTAAAAGAGTCGCTGCACACTGTCGCCGTCGTTCTGATAGTTCTTCGCGGCGTTGATGCCACCCTGGGCTGCGACACTGTGCGCCCTTCGCGGGCTGTCTTGAAAACAGAAACAATGAACGTCGTAACCGAGTTCGCCCAAGGTCGCAGCCGCAGAAGCGCCCGCAAGCCCTGACCCGACCACGATCACGGTATATTTTCTCCGATTTGCGGGGTTCACGAGCTTCATGTCGAAGCGAGACTTCTCCCACTTCTGTTCCAGCGGACCGTCCGGTTCTCGGCTGTCGAGGTTCACATCATCCCCCTGGTAGACCAATGACCCCGGCGTACACCAGGATGGGAATAGAGCAGTTTCCGATCACGAAGATCGCTACGACCGTGAGATTCGCCGCGCGAATTGCTCCGTTGTAACTGGTGTGATTGATACCCACCGTCTGAAACAAGCTTCGGGTTCCGTGAAAGAGATGGAAGCCGACCAGGTTCATCGCGACGACGTACGCACCACAGATCCACGGGTTGCGAAAGCCGTTTACCACCATGGAGTAGACGTCGTGTCTACCCGCTGCATCGACACTCCCGAAATTCTCCGGTGACACCACGCCAAAGGTGAAGTGAAGCAGGTGGCCCACGACGAACACAATTACCAGGAACCCCGTGAACACCATGTAGCGAGAAGCCCAACTCGATTGATAAACCTGAGACAGCGAGTATCGGGTGGGTCGAGCGGCGCGGTTCTCACGGGTGAGTTGCACCGCCGCATAGATGTGGATGCCGAACACGAGAGCAAGGCCCAAGCGCATGAAAATCAACAATGGATGGCCCTGTAGCCAGGACGCGTAAGCGTTGATCGCCTCGGGTCCCTGGAACAGAGCCATGTTGCCGAGCATATGGCCCAGCAGAAAGCCGAGTAGCATGGCTCCGGTCACGGCGATGACGAGTTTGCGACCAATCGATGTACTGAAGAGTCGAATCAGCCTATGCATTTGCGAATCCGATCCTCCATGGTTTGACATCCCGACGCGAATCGCGACTCGTCCAATGATGTCGGTTGCGACACTTCTTCGCACTGCCAAAATTCTCTCAGAAACCGAACGATAATGGAATCCCAAAACCATGCGTTCGCTAGTTCTCGAGGTGAGGGGCTGAGCACACAGCCCGATATTCAAGCTTGCAACAAGTTTGGTAGAACGTAAATGGATCGCGCCTTGCCCGATGCGCATGAGGGTAGAAGCTACCGCTACTCCGCTTCGATCTTGGGGTAGGCGGGCTCCCACATCATCTGCGACACCCGATTTTTGATTTCGCCGTCCGGAATTTCGTTCCCGAGTCCGAGGTCGTTCGCTTCGCGTATTACGGCACAGGCGATGCGGTGGGTGATTTCTCGCAATGTGGTCAGTCGCGGAAACAGCGTTCCCTCGTCGAGGTCTTGCTTTTCAACCGACTCGGCGACAATTTCCGCGGCGATCGTGAACATGGAATCCGTCACCTCGCGCACATCACCTACCAGGCACGCGAGCCCGACCCCCGGAAACACGAACACGTTGTTGCTCTGACCGATTCGGAATGAACGTCCTTCGTATTCAACCATCGGAAAGGGGCTACCGGTCGCAACGAGCGCATGTCCACCCGTCCAGCGAATGATATCCGCGGGCGCCGCTTCACACTTGCTCGTGGGATTGGAGAACGGAAATATCGCGGGCTCGGAACAACCCTTGTGCACCGCGCGAACCACCTCCTCGGTGAACGCGCCGG
This portion of the Myxococcales bacterium genome encodes:
- a CDS encoding fumarate reductase/succinate dehydrogenase flavoprotein subunit translates to MNLDSREPDGPLEQKWEKSRFDMKLVNPANRRKYTVIVVGSGLAGASAAATLGELGYDVHCFCFQDSPRRAHSVAAQGGINAAKNYQNDGDSVQRLFYDTIKGGDFRARESNVYRLAQISSRIIDQCVAQGVPFAREYGGLLDNRSFGGAQVSRTFYARGQTGQQLLLGAYGALSRQIAAGTVKMHSRVEMLDVVIVDGRARGIITRHLVSGRIARWAGEAVVLATGGYGNVFYLSTNAMGCNVTAAYRAYKKGALFANPCYTQIHPTCIPVAGEYQSKLTLMSESLRNDGRIWVPKAVGDDRDPWLIPDEERDFYLERKYPAFGNLSPRDISSRAAKEVCDEGRGVGTLGRGVYLDFRDAIDRVGKDTIKERYGNLFDMYQKITGENPYERPMRIYPASHYTMGGLWVDYHLMSTVEGLFVMGEANFSDHGANRLGASALMQGLADGYFVISDSIGNYLGATRLTKVDSELAEFRDAENEARAAIQKLLDVNGTRSVDSFHKELGHIMWEGCGMARNEDGLKKAIADISTLRDRFWQDVRVTGKNEEFNVSLEQAARVADFLEFAEVLCYDALDRDESCGAHFREEHQTPDGEAKRDDENFAYVAAWEFTGVGNKPALSKEPLVFKNVELSTRSYK
- a CDS encoding succinate dehydrogenase cytochrome b subunit; translation: MHRLIRLFSTSIGRKLVIAVTGAMLLGFLLGHMLGNMALFQGPEAINAYASWLQGHPLLIFMRLGLALVFGIHIYAAVQLTRENRAARPTRYSLSQVYQSSWASRYMVFTGFLVIVFVVGHLLHFTFGVVSPENFGSVDAAGRHDVYSMVVNGFRNPWICGAYVVAMNLVGFHLFHGTRSLFQTVGINHTSYNGAIRAANLTVVAIFVIGNCSIPILVYAGVIGLPGG
- a CDS encoding succinate dehydrogenase/fumarate reductase iron-sulfur subunit, which gives rise to MNLTLHVWRQENQESEGRMEVYQANDVSEDSSFLEMLDQVNESLIVSGGTPIAFDHDCREGICGMCSLVINGIAHGPQKETTACQLHMRHFKDGDTITIEPWRARAFKVIRDLVVDRRALDRIIQAGGYVSINTGSAPDANSIPIAKEDAEAAFDAAQCIGCGACVAACPNASAMLFVAAKTAQLSRLPQGQPERMKRAVHMVEAMDREGFGGCTNHYECEAVCPKGIPVTFIAELNRDFFKAALLSQEFSPLAPPVEIDE
- a CDS encoding PAS domain S-box protein, with amino-acid sequence MNDPSRKEFESTEEARIAAILRSGAIDAPPDEQLDRITRMTARVFGVPIAMATIIDADYIWIKSSVGFEPTCLEREDGLCELVIKTGSVVQLNDARKHPVAKLHPLVDNGEGIVFYAGAPIRNSEGHILGTLCIADLKERSFSEYDRKTLQDFADWVVDLIERRRAERERGEDRLRFQALSNNPQLEMIEVDDTGVIVDSSHTVLKESGFDQSEIVGQPLLKFIHPDSQQEMIAALNSVINGDSIEIFTDIIYKDGSTHTFEVSSCPIQIESGATHAMSILWDVTEQLLIEAKVSIAERRYRKLFETSRDAMAFLTVADGKIMEVNGAFCELTGYSKETLEQMLYSDLRSADVDPEQLQEDLVQLETTGISPEREREMRCRDGSVVPVSVCAWLLTDDRNEPLAILSRTRNITQQKQLERAQAQQQDHLETQVAQRTQELEETLTRLRRAERLASVGTLASGLAHQINNPIGSILNSAEYALLCEEDQDADSVWKEALLESVAQARRCGRIVRSMLQYSRGARTERWAEDFGDVLQRALNATQSYAKSNHATIKVTEDGRPTPVLVNPIEMEQVLVNIINNAIESNASGANISIQLQAREEQVCIAVTDDGRGIPREHTSRVLDPFYTTRQQEGGTGLGLSVAAGIAVEFGGTLSVASEPAAGTTVTIIMPLAISTTTQDARL